The stretch of DNA CGATCCGCGGCTGACATTGAGTGCCAGCGTGACCTTCTGCTCCTGAATGCGCTCTCCCGGCTTCATTTCGCCACGAATGATGCGTTCGGCGAGGTGGTGAGCAATTTGCTCGGCGAGGCTGTCCGGCGCCTTGAACGTCATGGTTGTCCTTCAAACTCTATCGATCTGCACAAGCGGCGCAGTGTAGCGCAAATGCACGGTCATGGCGGAGTGCCCACTCGGCGGTTTTGGCACGAATCCCGCAAAAAAGCAGGGGATCCGATGAGGGTCAATACTGAATAGACACGTTGTTGATCGACGAAACGAATTTTCCTGACCTTTAAGTCAGAAAACCATTGACCGAAAAGTCAGACCTGCTAAATTCGGTTCACGTCGGTTAACAACAATAATGAGTCTGCGAGGCCTTCCGTGATCCAGTTTTTACTTAACCAGGAACTCCGTAGCGAGCACGCCCTGGACCCGAATCTGACTGTGCTCAATTACCTGCGTGAACACGTCGGTAAATCCGGCACCAAAGAAGGTTGCGCCAGCGGCGACTGCGGCGCCTGCACCGTAGTGGTCGGCGAGTTGCAAACGGATGACGACGGTCGCGAACACATTCGCTATCGCAGCCTCAATTCGTGCCTGACGTTTGTTTCGTCACTGCACGGCAAACAACTGATCAGCGTCGAAGACCTCAAGCACAAAGGCGAGCTGCACAGCGTGCAGAAAGCCATGGTCGAGTGCCACGGCTCGCAGTGCGGTTTCTGCACCCCCGGTTTCGTCATGTCGCTGTTCGCCCTGCAAAAGAACAGCGATGCACCGGATCATGCCAAGGCCCACGAAGCGCTGGCCGGCAACCTCTGTCGCTGCACCGGCTACCGGCCGATTCTGGCGGCGGCCGAGCAATCCTGCTGCGGCAAACAACCGGATCAGTTCGACGCCCGTGAAGCGGAAACCATCGCCTGCCTGAAAGCCATCGCCCCGACCGATATCGGCGAACTGAACAGTGGCGACAAGCGCTGCCTGGTGCCGCTGACCGTCGCCGATCTGGCCGACCTCTACGACGCTTACCCACAAGCGCGCCTGCTCGCTGGCGGCACCGATCTGGCACTGGAAGTCACTCAGTTCCACCGCACCCTGCCGGTGATGATCTACGTCGGCAACGTTGCCGAAATGAAGCGCATCGACACCTTCGAAGACCGTATCGAAATCGGCGCTGCAACCGCCCTCTCCGACTGCTACGAAGCGTTGAACGCCGAGTACCCGGACTTCGGCGAACTGCTGCATCGGTTCGCCTCGCTGCAGATCCGCAATCAGGGCACCCTCGGCGGCAACATCGGCAACGCCTCGCCGATCGGTGACTCGCCACCGCTGCTGATCGCCCTCGGCGCACAGGTTGTGCTGTGCAAGGGCGAAACCCGGCGCACCCTGAACCTCGACGATTACTTCATCGACTACAAAGTCACTGCCCGCCAGGAAAGCGAGTTCATCGAAAAAATCATCGTGCCGCGCGCCACAGCCGAACAACGCTTCCGCGCGTACAAAGTCTCCAAGCGTCTGGACGACGACATCTCGGCCGTCTGCGCCGCATTCAACCTGCGCGTCGAAAACGGCGTGATCACCGATGCGCGCATGGCGTTCGGCGGCATGGCTGCGATCCCGAAACGCGCCGCCCATTGTGAAGCCGCGCTGATCGGTGCGCCGT from Pseudomonas sp. TH06 encodes:
- the xdhA gene encoding xanthine dehydrogenase small subunit; this encodes MIQFLLNQELRSEHALDPNLTVLNYLREHVGKSGTKEGCASGDCGACTVVVGELQTDDDGREHIRYRSLNSCLTFVSSLHGKQLISVEDLKHKGELHSVQKAMVECHGSQCGFCTPGFVMSLFALQKNSDAPDHAKAHEALAGNLCRCTGYRPILAAAEQSCCGKQPDQFDAREAETIACLKAIAPTDIGELNSGDKRCLVPLTVADLADLYDAYPQARLLAGGTDLALEVTQFHRTLPVMIYVGNVAEMKRIDTFEDRIEIGAATALSDCYEALNAEYPDFGELLHRFASLQIRNQGTLGGNIGNASPIGDSPPLLIALGAQVVLCKGETRRTLNLDDYFIDYKVTARQESEFIEKIIVPRATAEQRFRAYKVSKRLDDDISAVCAAFNLRVENGVITDARMAFGGMAAIPKRAAHCEAALIGAPFNNAVVERACAALAEDFTPLSDFRASKEYRLLSAQNLLRKYFIELQTPHIETRVTAYV